From one Alphaproteobacteria bacterium genomic stretch:
- a CDS encoding AGE family epimerase/isomerase encodes MSQSLPRRDPSSAPLGDINARAQAWLRETALPLWAAAGVDGRHGGFMELLDLDGRPLPSDRRRLRVQARQIYVYADAAVRHGDDRARMVALRAFDWMQRHYWSADGGWVFAVDGDGTVVDAAREAYEQAFAIFASAWLLQAAPDCGAGAWIERTWAFLDERLASPNGGYRESLPDRTPRRQNPHMHLLEACLACHAATGDTAYLDRARALYGLFQRHWFDPRLGILGEYFDTAWQAVDEQRFEPGHHMEWCWLLQRLSERTGLPVPEAAVLHATAERHGRAADGLLIDECAADGAPILATKRCWPQTEEIKGQLAMYERSGDAGYLDRAGAAVERLFAHYLLPNGAWRDRVDADGRGIGDEAPASSLYHIALALNEFDRVLGFARARQAAIQAEP; translated from the coding sequence ATGAGCCAGAGCCTTCCCCGCCGCGACCCGTCGTCCGCGCCGCTCGGCGACATCAACGCCCGGGCCCAGGCCTGGCTGCGCGAAACCGCGCTGCCGCTGTGGGCGGCGGCCGGCGTCGACGGGCGCCACGGCGGCTTCATGGAGCTGCTCGACCTGGACGGGCGGCCGCTGCCGTCCGACCGGCGCCGCCTGCGCGTGCAGGCGCGGCAGATCTACGTCTATGCCGACGCGGCGGTGCGTCACGGCGACGACCGCGCGCGCATGGTGGCGCTGCGGGCGTTCGACTGGATGCAGCGGCACTACTGGTCGGCCGATGGCGGCTGGGTGTTCGCGGTCGACGGCGACGGCACGGTGGTCGACGCCGCCCGCGAAGCCTACGAGCAGGCCTTCGCCATCTTCGCGTCCGCCTGGCTGTTGCAGGCCGCGCCGGACTGCGGCGCCGGCGCGTGGATCGAGCGCACCTGGGCGTTCCTCGACGAGCGGCTGGCATCGCCGAACGGCGGCTACCGCGAAAGCTTGCCGGACCGCACGCCGCGGCGGCAGAACCCGCACATGCACCTGCTGGAGGCCTGCCTGGCCTGCCACGCCGCCACCGGCGACACCGCCTATCTGGACCGGGCGCGCGCGCTGTACGGCCTGTTCCAGCGGCACTGGTTCGACCCGCGGCTCGGCATCCTCGGCGAGTATTTCGACACCGCGTGGCAGGCGGTCGACGAGCAGCGCTTCGAGCCCGGCCACCACATGGAATGGTGCTGGCTGCTGCAGCGGCTGTCGGAGCGGACCGGGCTGCCGGTACCGGAGGCCGCGGTGCTGCACGCCACCGCCGAGCGCCACGGCCGCGCCGCCGACGGCTTGCTGATCGACGAATGCGCCGCCGACGGCGCCCCGATCCTGGCCACCAAGCGCTGCTGGCCGCAGACCGAGGAGATCAAGGGCCAGCTGGCGATGTACGAGCGCAGCGGCGATGCCGGCTATCTCGACCGCGCCGGCGCCGCGGTCGAGCGGCTGTTCGCCCATTACCTGCTGCCCAACGGCGCCTGGCGCGACCGCGTCGATGCCGACGGGCGCGGCATCGGCGACGAGGCGCCGGCCAGTTCGCTCTATCACATCGCCCTGGCGCTCAACGAATTCGACCGCGTGCTCGGCTTCGCCCGGGCGCGCCAGGCCGCGATCCAGGCAGAACCGTAA
- a CDS encoding alginate lyase family protein produces the protein MRRALAIAFVLAAGPAVAADLGPGLFDVDQRRAELQRPDYEAVRAACLAVAVEDALPLPEPVAALSPTDDYGTDHASQDFAWSVMVLGGRSLAGDADATALLVEALTGWATAGALEQTPTHYDPFFALKRTLLPTIVSYRIAADSLTPAQDALVRGWLDGLVRRIDATFDGDVDRNNHRYLADLVLMTWGSVVGDDALYAKGEARYATALGQARADGSLPLESRRGARALWYSNIATGELSTMAQVARAAGRDLAATEVDGRGHDLLLGFLVDALETPGLVLPYAVENTIPGPGDDYRDQDFGFTEPRGHGRHYMAWTEALLAQPADTPARARLAGYFAATLAAARPLIDEYAGGNATCFWMRPAAALPGQ, from the coding sequence ATGAGGCGCGCGCTGGCGATCGCCTTCGTTCTGGCCGCCGGACCGGCGGTCGCGGCCGACCTCGGCCCCGGCCTGTTCGACGTCGACCAGCGCCGGGCCGAGCTGCAGCGCCCCGACTACGAGGCGGTGCGCGCGGCGTGCCTGGCGGTCGCGGTCGAGGACGCGCTGCCGCTGCCGGAGCCGGTGGCGGCGCTGAGCCCGACCGACGACTATGGCACCGACCATGCGTCGCAGGATTTCGCCTGGAGCGTGATGGTGCTGGGCGGGCGCAGCCTTGCCGGCGACGCGGACGCGACCGCGCTGCTGGTCGAGGCGCTGACCGGCTGGGCGACGGCGGGCGCGCTGGAACAGACCCCGACGCACTACGACCCGTTCTTCGCGCTGAAGCGCACGCTGTTGCCGACCATCGTGTCCTATCGGATCGCGGCCGACAGCCTGACGCCGGCACAGGACGCGCTGGTGCGCGGCTGGCTCGACGGGCTGGTGCGCCGCATCGACGCGACATTCGACGGCGACGTCGACCGCAATAACCACCGCTACCTCGCCGACCTGGTGCTGATGACCTGGGGTTCGGTCGTCGGCGACGACGCGCTCTACGCCAAGGGCGAGGCGCGCTATGCGACCGCGCTGGGCCAGGCCCGGGCCGACGGCAGCCTGCCGCTGGAAAGCCGGCGCGGCGCGCGGGCGCTGTGGTACAGCAACATCGCCACCGGCGAGCTCTCGACCATGGCCCAGGTCGCGCGTGCGGCGGGCCGCGACCTGGCCGCCACCGAAGTCGACGGCCGCGGCCACGACCTGCTGCTCGGCTTTCTGGTCGACGCGCTGGAGACGCCCGGCCTGGTGCTGCCCTATGCGGTGGAGAACACGATCCCGGGGCCGGGCGACGACTATCGCGACCAGGATTTCGGCTTCACCGAGCCGCGCGGCCACGGCCGGCACTACATGGCCTGGACCGAGGCGCTGCTGGCGCAGCCGGCCGACACGCCGGCGCGGGCCCGGCTGGCCGGCTATTTCGCCGCCACCCTCGCCGCGGCGCGCCCGCTGATCGACGAATATGCCGGCGGCAACGCCACCTGCTTCTGGATGCGGCCCGCCGCCGCGTTGCCCGGCCAGTGA